A genomic region of Kribbella sp. NBC_00382 contains the following coding sequences:
- a CDS encoding DNA-3-methyladenine glycosylase 2 family protein has product MTTYSAVRTTGIYCRPGCGAKPLAENVETFELPSAAEAAGYRACLRCRPYRVAGTVADEAPELVCRAVQLIITGVLDDADETALAARLGLSARHLRRMFNDHLGVTPDQFARSRRAHFARRLLDDSDLTIADVAFASGFGSLRQFNRAMREIFRSTPRELRDRRRRTDRLAADGGLVLRMPYTPPYDWPAMLAFLTTHAIPGVESVIDGVYRRTIALDGDPGLLEITAGGPDHLLLRAHLPYWEGVIHVAERAAQLVGLETEPVLATAQLSGDPVIGPLIKDRPGLRVPGAWGPFEIAVAAIVRDQDSTELLKELVETVGTPVAGLGHGLTHAFPSAETLASRYDQPGRVSDTLRALANEVAAGNIKLDGGEPLETLVLSLTCIDGISDIAAHHIALRLGARDAFPAGPATDSEAWRPWRALAYLHLSQ; this is encoded by the coding sequence GTGACCACGTACTCCGCAGTCCGTACCACCGGTATCTACTGCCGCCCGGGTTGCGGCGCCAAACCCCTCGCGGAGAACGTCGAAACCTTCGAACTGCCGTCCGCCGCCGAGGCCGCCGGCTACCGCGCCTGCCTACGCTGCCGTCCGTACCGGGTGGCTGGCACCGTCGCCGACGAAGCCCCCGAACTCGTCTGCCGCGCAGTCCAGCTGATCATCACCGGCGTGCTCGACGACGCGGACGAGACCGCACTGGCCGCGCGACTGGGGTTGTCCGCACGCCATCTGCGCCGGATGTTCAACGACCATCTCGGCGTCACGCCCGACCAGTTCGCCCGCTCCCGCCGCGCGCATTTCGCCCGTCGACTGCTCGACGACTCGGATCTGACGATCGCCGACGTCGCCTTCGCGTCCGGCTTCGGCAGCCTGCGCCAGTTCAACCGCGCGATGCGTGAGATCTTCCGGTCGACCCCACGTGAGCTGCGCGATCGTCGTCGCCGTACCGACCGGCTGGCCGCCGACGGAGGCCTCGTACTACGGATGCCGTACACCCCGCCGTACGACTGGCCCGCGATGCTCGCCTTCCTCACCACCCACGCGATCCCCGGCGTGGAGTCCGTCATCGACGGTGTGTACCGCCGCACGATCGCCCTCGACGGCGACCCCGGCCTCCTCGAAATCACCGCGGGCGGCCCCGACCACCTCCTCCTGCGCGCCCATCTCCCTTACTGGGAAGGCGTCATCCACGTCGCGGAACGCGCAGCCCAACTCGTCGGCCTCGAAACCGAACCGGTACTAGCCACCGCCCAGCTAAGCGGCGATCCCGTCATCGGCCCGCTGATCAAAGACCGTCCCGGCCTCCGAGTGCCCGGAGCATGGGGCCCGTTCGAGATCGCCGTCGCAGCAATAGTCCGAGACCAAGATTCGACCGAGCTGCTCAAGGAGTTGGTGGAGACCGTCGGTACGCCGGTTGCGGGGCTCGGCCATGGACTCACCCATGCATTTCCTTCGGCGGAGACGCTGGCGAGCCGGTACGACCAGCCGGGTCGCGTCAGCGACACCCTCCGCGCGCTGGCCAACGAAGTTGCCGCAGGCAACATCAAGCTCGATGGCGGTGAACCACTCGAAACCCTCGTCCTGAGCCTCACGTGCATCGATGGGATCAGCGACATCGCCGCCCACCACATCGCCCTCCGCCTGGGTGCCCGCGATGCCTTTCCTGCAGGGCCCGCCACGGACTCCGAAGCCTGGCGTCCGTGGCGGGCTCTCGCTTACCTTCACCTATCGCAGTAG
- a CDS encoding AAA family ATPase — MSSKPMLIVVSGPPGSGKTTLAHRIAAAVGCPAICRDEIKEGMAHATPGFVPGPADPLTMRTLATFFDVIGLLIGRGSTVVAEAAFQDRVWRPGLTPFLGLAELRIVHCVVSAEVAQERITTRAAENTLRKAHEDGHRSAETWRRGHDAFDPITLPVPTLTVDTTDGYQPDLPRIIQFLDR, encoded by the coding sequence GTGTCGTCGAAGCCCATGCTCATCGTGGTCAGCGGTCCGCCGGGCAGCGGCAAGACCACGCTCGCCCACCGGATCGCGGCCGCCGTCGGCTGTCCGGCGATCTGCCGGGACGAGATCAAGGAGGGGATGGCGCACGCGACGCCTGGCTTCGTACCGGGTCCGGCCGATCCGCTGACGATGCGCACGCTCGCGACGTTCTTCGACGTGATCGGCCTGCTGATCGGCCGCGGCTCGACGGTGGTCGCCGAGGCCGCATTCCAGGATCGTGTCTGGCGGCCGGGACTCACGCCGTTCCTCGGGCTGGCCGAGCTTCGGATCGTGCATTGCGTGGTCTCCGCTGAGGTCGCGCAGGAGCGGATCACCACCCGCGCCGCGGAGAACACCCTCCGCAAGGCGCATGAGGACGGTCACCGTTCCGCGGAGACGTGGCGGCGCGGTCACGATGCCTTCGACCCGATCACGCTCCCGGTCCCGACCCTGACGGTCGACACCACTGACGGCTACCAGCCGGACCTCCCCCGGATCATCCAGTTCCTCGACCGCTAG
- a CDS encoding RraA family protein, protein MDLLKRFESLTTAHVADACLRADVPVRTVSLQPVTSWRVAGRVLPVRHVGSVDIYLEAFDSAEAGDVLVVDNGARRDEACVGDMVAEEAKAAGLTGLVIWGLHRDTVDIRAVGLPVYSLGALPTGPLRLDPQAPDALEYAVVGDWTVTRADVVLGDEDGVIFIPADRAEELLDLATSIQATERRQAELIRSGTSLRRQVGFDAYLAARKERPSLTFREHLRGVGGAIEE, encoded by the coding sequence ATGGATCTGCTGAAGCGGTTCGAGAGTCTGACCACTGCTCATGTCGCCGACGCCTGCCTGCGCGCGGACGTTCCGGTGCGGACGGTGTCGCTACAACCCGTCACCTCCTGGCGCGTCGCCGGCCGGGTACTTCCGGTACGCCACGTCGGGAGCGTCGACATCTACTTGGAGGCATTCGACTCGGCCGAGGCCGGTGACGTGCTCGTCGTCGACAACGGCGCGCGCCGCGACGAGGCCTGCGTCGGCGACATGGTGGCCGAGGAGGCGAAGGCTGCCGGCCTCACCGGGCTGGTCATCTGGGGTCTGCACCGGGACACGGTCGACATCCGGGCGGTCGGCCTGCCTGTGTACAGCCTCGGCGCGCTTCCGACCGGGCCGCTCCGGCTCGATCCCCAGGCGCCGGACGCGCTGGAGTACGCGGTCGTCGGCGATTGGACGGTCACGCGCGCTGACGTAGTACTGGGTGACGAGGACGGTGTCATCTTCATCCCGGCCGACCGGGCCGAGGAACTGCTCGACCTCGCCACCTCGATCCAGGCGACCGAACGACGCCAGGCCGAGCTGATCCGCTCCGGTACTTCGTTGCGCCGGCAGGTCGGTTTCGACGCCTACCTCGCGGCACGCAAGGAGCGTCCGTCGCTCACGTTTCGCGAGCATCTTCGCGGCGTCGGTGGCGCGATCGAGGAGTGA
- a CDS encoding oxidoreductase, which translates to MPSPELTAAAAGTWKLGGFTVNRMGFGSMRLAGSPDREVALQVLRRAVELGVNHIDTAAFYGPALDLIREALSPYPEELVITTKIGPGDSPERGFYNATTAAELRVQLDENLRRLGVDHLDVVNLRIMNQPGESLAERFGWLTEFRDAGLIRHLGISNVSPHHLDEAEAIAPVVCIQNRYSIETSRSDDAFIQLCADRGVAYVPFFAIAGATGAAATAVQTVAASHGVTEQQIRLAWTLHQSPNVLAIPGTGNPAHLDQNIAAAAIMLSTEDLTLLSA; encoded by the coding sequence GTGCCTTCACCTGAGCTGACCGCGGCTGCCGCGGGGACCTGGAAACTCGGCGGCTTCACGGTCAACCGGATGGGCTTCGGCTCGATGCGGCTGGCGGGCAGTCCGGATCGTGAGGTCGCGCTCCAAGTACTGCGGCGCGCGGTCGAGCTCGGCGTCAACCACATCGACACGGCCGCGTTCTACGGGCCGGCGCTCGACCTGATCCGGGAGGCACTGTCGCCGTACCCGGAGGAGCTCGTCATCACCACCAAGATCGGGCCGGGCGACAGCCCCGAGCGCGGTTTCTACAACGCGACGACGGCGGCCGAACTCCGCGTCCAGCTCGACGAGAACCTGCGCCGGCTCGGCGTCGACCACCTCGACGTGGTCAACCTGCGGATCATGAACCAGCCCGGCGAGTCACTGGCCGAACGCTTCGGCTGGCTCACCGAGTTCCGCGACGCCGGCCTGATCCGCCACCTCGGCATCTCCAACGTCAGCCCGCATCACCTCGACGAGGCCGAGGCGATCGCCCCCGTGGTCTGCATCCAGAACCGCTACTCGATCGAGACGTCCCGCTCCGACGACGCATTCATCCAACTCTGCGCCGATCGTGGCGTCGCCTACGTCCCGTTCTTCGCCATCGCCGGCGCGACGGGCGCGGCAGCAACCGCAGTACAAACCGTCGCCGCCTCCCACGGCGTAACGGAACAACAGATCCGCCTGGCCTGGACCCTCCACCAATCCCCCAACGTCCTAGCCATCCCCGGCACCGGCAACCCAGCCCACCTCGACCAGAACATCGCCGCAGCCGCCATCATGTTGTCTACGGAGGACCTCACCCTCCTGAGTGCCTGA
- a CDS encoding RICIN domain-containing protein yields the protein MQTRKRIAGLFAVGGAACLLTAGLAAPATASQSFAGEWIVNANSSKCVADPAASTTSGVQAIQFDCEPDGPSRRWAVTVYPKDHGRVVYSFRSTAAPDLCLTGTGASGGAVKLLPCVSGAAGANQRWAYDSYHRLINTASWKCLAVPAAQLGNGVKLIQFDCREPNSETGLGFEQVWTGWI from the coding sequence ATGCAAACTCGGAAACGGATTGCCGGACTATTTGCAGTCGGCGGCGCGGCCTGTCTACTGACAGCGGGACTGGCGGCACCGGCCACTGCGAGCCAGTCGTTCGCCGGGGAATGGATCGTGAACGCCAACAGCAGCAAATGCGTGGCCGACCCGGCCGCCTCGACCACCTCTGGCGTCCAGGCAATCCAGTTCGACTGCGAGCCCGACGGCCCGTCCAGGCGGTGGGCCGTCACGGTGTACCCGAAGGACCACGGCCGTGTGGTCTATTCGTTCAGGAGCACGGCCGCCCCCGACCTGTGTTTGACGGGAACCGGCGCAAGCGGCGGAGCGGTCAAGCTGTTGCCGTGTGTGAGCGGCGCGGCCGGGGCCAACCAGAGGTGGGCCTATGACAGCTACCACCGGCTGATCAACACCGCCAGCTGGAAGTGCCTTGCCGTACCGGCAGCCCAACTGGGCAACGGCGTCAAGTTGATCCAATTCGACTGCAGGGAGCCGAACTCGGAGACCGGCCTGGGCTTTGAGCAGGTGTGGACCGGCTGGATCTGA
- a CDS encoding arylamine N-acetyltransferase family protein gives MDTAAFLRRIGVAEHSAPSIEGLSELHEAFVSTVPYESVQFQFGQGGSMDPEVVARRIIAREAGGYCFQLNGVLAHLLTSLGYDVTMHRGGVQTATRPAVVDASHMVLTVVLDDEPWLVDAGLGDGLLTPMPLQVGATAYQEPFTLKLRESELVDGWRLDHDPRAGLVGMDFESAPAAFTDFEAQHQHLSLAADSPFVRTCSAFLRRPDSMSSLRSVGLTQTNKDRIDNKIIETQPEYYEILADVFLLPLPHFTSADRDALWRRVWTQYENYLAAQ, from the coding sequence ATGGACACCGCCGCCTTCCTCCGCCGCATCGGCGTTGCCGAGCACTCCGCACCGAGCATCGAGGGCTTGTCGGAGCTGCACGAGGCCTTCGTCAGCACCGTTCCGTACGAGTCGGTGCAGTTCCAGTTCGGCCAGGGCGGATCGATGGATCCCGAGGTGGTGGCCCGGCGCATCATCGCGCGGGAGGCGGGTGGCTATTGCTTCCAGCTCAACGGTGTCCTCGCGCACCTGCTGACCTCACTCGGGTACGACGTGACGATGCATCGCGGCGGCGTCCAGACGGCCACCCGCCCAGCCGTCGTCGACGCCAGCCATATGGTCCTGACGGTCGTACTCGACGACGAGCCCTGGCTGGTCGACGCAGGTCTCGGCGACGGCCTCCTGACCCCGATGCCGCTGCAGGTCGGCGCCACGGCGTACCAGGAGCCCTTCACTCTGAAGCTGCGGGAGTCGGAACTCGTCGACGGCTGGCGCCTCGACCACGACCCCCGCGCAGGTCTGGTCGGCATGGACTTCGAGTCGGCCCCCGCTGCTTTCACCGACTTCGAAGCCCAGCACCAACACCTCTCGCTGGCTGCGGACTCCCCGTTCGTCCGCACCTGCTCAGCCTTCCTCCGCCGGCCCGACAGCATGTCGTCGTTGCGCTCGGTCGGCCTGACGCAAACAAACAAAGACCGAATCGACAACAAAATCATCGAAACCCAGCCCGAATACTACGAAATCCTCGCGGACGTTTTCCTGCTACCACTCCCGCATTTCACCAGCGCAGACCGAGATGCATTATGGCGCCGAGTCTGGACCCAATACGAGAATTACCTGGCTGCCCAGTAG
- a CDS encoding lactonase family protein — MTSEQIYVGSYTLRDGGGEGIGFGTTEELQVAAATANPSFLTISADGRYLYATNELPSGRVSAFAIADSGALEFLNHQPTGGADPCHLEIDPTGKFLLSANYSSGSIAIHPIKDDGSLGDPSQILQREGTGPNEERQEGPHAHQVTFDPSGSFAFDIDLGSDSVYVSTLTKEGTLQEVSRLQVHPGAGPRHLVFHPGGHAAYLINELDSTLIVLSHAEGKLAIAETVSTRPDDASGDNFPAEILVSADGRFVYGSNRGDDTIAVFETGAEGLEAELIQTIGSGGTWPRHLAFSKDGLQLYAGNETSDTIAVFTVDQSSGALTATGTPLDWPKPVCVLAY; from the coding sequence ATGACCTCGGAGCAGATCTATGTCGGCAGTTACACCCTTCGGGACGGTGGCGGTGAGGGCATTGGGTTCGGTACCACGGAGGAGTTGCAGGTCGCCGCGGCGACCGCCAATCCGTCGTTCCTGACCATCTCGGCCGACGGCCGGTACCTCTACGCGACCAACGAACTGCCGTCCGGCCGGGTCAGCGCCTTCGCCATCGCGGACAGCGGCGCGCTGGAGTTCCTCAACCACCAGCCCACCGGTGGCGCCGACCCTTGTCACCTCGAGATCGACCCGACCGGCAAGTTCCTGTTGTCGGCCAACTACAGCTCCGGGTCCATCGCGATCCACCCGATCAAGGACGACGGCTCGCTCGGCGACCCGAGCCAGATCCTGCAACGCGAGGGCACCGGCCCGAACGAGGAGCGCCAGGAGGGCCCGCACGCCCACCAGGTCACCTTCGACCCGTCCGGATCGTTTGCCTTCGACATCGATCTCGGCTCGGACAGCGTGTACGTCTCGACGCTGACCAAGGAGGGCACGCTGCAGGAGGTGAGCCGGCTGCAGGTGCACCCGGGCGCCGGGCCGCGGCATCTCGTCTTCCACCCCGGCGGCCACGCGGCGTACCTGATCAACGAACTCGACTCGACGCTGATCGTGCTCAGCCACGCCGAGGGCAAGCTGGCGATCGCCGAGACCGTGTCGACGCGACCCGACGACGCCTCGGGCGACAACTTCCCGGCGGAGATCCTGGTGTCGGCCGACGGCCGGTTCGTCTACGGCTCGAACCGCGGCGACGACACGATCGCGGTCTTCGAGACCGGCGCGGAAGGCCTCGAGGCGGAGCTGATCCAGACGATCGGCTCCGGCGGGACCTGGCCGCGGCACCTCGCCTTCAGCAAGGATGGCCTCCAGCTGTACGCCGGGAACGAGACCTCGGACACGATCGCGGTCTTCACCGTCGACCAGAGCAGCGGCGCCCTCACCGCAACGGGGACGCCGCTGGACTGGCCGAAACCGGTCTGTGTCCTTGCCTACTAA
- a CDS encoding phytanoyl-CoA dioxygenase family protein, whose product MPHPHRKNLLTSVQMASFVATGAFRMDAVVPDEMNQQALDVLKAGIPGVPYGTPLSEAFVDSEFVQRLVQLPEVAGAIHSLVGPEPTVDHHAVHIRKAHEGEAQNLHGDAIIDVREDAFDVQLMYYPQEVTLEMGGTLSVPGSHLRRTNESDTGRYQNLLGQTRLTCPPGTVVLLHHGIWHGGRKNDSAIDRYMFKIRFNPTVRQIRLWNTDDLYDDAVAHELGQYFPWYENATGRLEIFNRVKLWQALTGDDTYDPDYWVTRVTNRPRRVVAQRSLNPHAAKKEMA is encoded by the coding sequence ATGCCCCACCCGCATCGCAAGAACCTCCTCACTTCCGTCCAGATGGCGAGTTTCGTCGCCACCGGCGCGTTCCGGATGGACGCCGTCGTCCCCGACGAGATGAACCAGCAGGCGCTCGACGTCCTGAAGGCCGGCATCCCCGGCGTCCCGTACGGCACCCCGCTGTCGGAGGCGTTCGTGGACAGCGAGTTCGTCCAGCGGCTGGTGCAGCTGCCCGAGGTCGCCGGCGCCATCCACAGCCTGGTCGGCCCCGAGCCGACCGTCGACCACCACGCCGTGCACATCCGCAAGGCGCACGAGGGCGAGGCGCAGAACCTGCACGGCGACGCGATCATCGACGTCCGCGAGGACGCCTTCGACGTGCAGCTCATGTACTACCCGCAGGAGGTGACGCTCGAGATGGGCGGCACCCTCAGCGTCCCCGGCAGCCACCTGCGCCGGACCAACGAGTCCGACACCGGCCGGTACCAGAACCTGCTCGGCCAGACCCGGCTCACCTGCCCGCCCGGCACGGTTGTCCTGCTGCACCACGGCATCTGGCACGGCGGCCGCAAGAACGACAGCGCCATCGACCGGTACATGTTCAAGATCCGCTTCAACCCGACCGTCCGCCAGATCCGGCTGTGGAACACCGACGATCTGTACGACGACGCCGTGGCGCACGAACTCGGCCAGTACTTCCCCTGGTACGAGAACGCCACCGGCCGACTCGAAATCTTTAACCGGGTCAAGCTTTGGCAGGCGTTGACCGGAGATGACACCTACGATCCGGACTACTGGGTCACTCGCGTGACCAACCGTCCGCGCCGCGTCGTCGCCCAGCGCAGCCTCAACCCGCACGCAGCGAAGAAGGAGATGGCATGA
- a CDS encoding AraC family transcriptional regulator, whose product MIPLHLAEPPELVNVGVGVHGVRGLRDVFRLPDLWQLHLYGYTADLTVGGTTYPVAPGSVSLTPAGVPVQFDYRGRSEHLFAHFRPRLVGEPSYVPVVQDAGTTAPVLSDMLRSAIGASPSGSARVVAEVWAALWRVAQLSAPLTEGGAAAGHSAVVAAISYIEANLARVLTVPALAATAGVSHNHLTRLFRAETGMTVVAYIRQRRMARARHLLVSTTLSIPAVAASVGIPDLQAFNKTCHRELGGAPRAVRAGNAVAGGGRAV is encoded by the coding sequence ATGATTCCGCTGCATCTGGCTGAGCCGCCCGAGCTGGTGAACGTCGGCGTGGGGGTGCACGGGGTGCGTGGGCTGCGGGACGTGTTCCGGTTGCCGGACCTTTGGCAGCTCCACCTTTACGGGTACACGGCTGACCTGACGGTGGGCGGTACGACGTACCCGGTCGCGCCCGGTTCGGTCAGCTTGACGCCGGCCGGAGTACCGGTGCAGTTCGACTACCGGGGGCGGTCGGAGCACCTCTTCGCGCACTTCCGTCCACGGCTCGTGGGCGAACCGTCGTACGTGCCAGTAGTGCAAGACGCCGGTACTACGGCTCCGGTGCTCTCCGACATGCTCCGCTCAGCCATCGGGGCATCACCAAGCGGCTCTGCTCGAGTGGTAGCCGAGGTATGGGCCGCGCTCTGGCGGGTGGCCCAACTGTCGGCGCCGTTGACTGAAGGCGGCGCTGCGGCCGGCCACTCGGCAGTGGTGGCAGCCATCAGCTACATCGAGGCCAACCTCGCCAGGGTTCTCACTGTGCCCGCACTGGCCGCCACTGCCGGCGTCTCCCACAACCACCTCACCAGACTCTTCCGGGCGGAGACGGGGATGACAGTGGTCGCCTACATCCGCCAACGGCGCATGGCCCGGGCCCGCCACCTCCTGGTCTCCACCACCCTCTCCATCCCCGCAGTAGCCGCCTCGGTAGGCATCCCCGACCTCCAGGCCTTCAACAAGACCTGCCATCGAGAACTGGGCGGGGCGCCACGCGCAGTACGGGCTGGAAATGCAGTGGCCGGAGGTGGACGGGCGGTCTAG